The Chitinophagaceae bacterium nucleotide sequence GTTTTTATGGCCTATCCATTTTTTTATACCGGCGATTTAGATGCTTCATCAACTTTTGTAACATTGAATGAAGAAACATCAAAGCATGTGGTGCAGGTGCTGCGTATGCAAGAAGGTGAAGAATTAAATCTTACAAATGGGAAAGGAAATTTACTGACGGCTGAAATTACCAACGCTCATAAACGGAACTGCGCAGTAAGAGTGAAAGCAGCAAGCTATAAGCCGCAAACTGCAAAGAAAGTTTCCATTGCCATTTCCCTGGTAAAAAATGCCAGCCGCTTTGAATGGTTTTTAGAAAAGGCGACCGAGTTAGGTGTAAACGAAATTATTCCTTTGCTCTGTGAACGTACAGAACGCCAGCATTTCCGTTATGATCGTATGAATGGAATATTAGTAAGCGCAATGCTGCAAAGCCAGCAGACATGGTTGCCGTTGCTTCACGAGCCAACAAAACTTGATGATTATATCCGGCAGACAGCGGCATCAGAGGATACAGCTAAATTCATTGCACATTGTATTGATGA carries:
- a CDS encoding 16S rRNA (uracil(1498)-N(3))-methyltransferase codes for the protein MAYPFFYTGDLDASSTFVTLNEETSKHVVQVLRMQEGEELNLTNGKGNLLTAEITNAHKRNCAVRVKAASYKPQTAKKVSIAISLVKNASRFEWFLEKATELGVNEIIPLLCERTERQHFRYDRMNGILVSAMLQSQQTWLPLLHEPTKLDDYIRQTAASEDTAKFIAHCIDEDRQSLSKILSGVEGQIKSSSNRSILIGPEGDFTPNEIELALQHQFIPVTLGETRLRTETAGVAAAVLLCIQ